Proteins co-encoded in one Aquincola tertiaricarbonis genomic window:
- a CDS encoding Trm112 family protein: MTLDHRLIDLLVCPVCKGPLEMLRDDAGQPTELACRADRLAFPIRDGLPVMLEGEARNLD; this comes from the coding sequence ATGACGCTCGACCATCGCCTGATCGACCTGCTGGTGTGCCCCGTTTGCAAGGGCCCGCTGGAAATGCTGCGTGACGACGCCGGCCAGCCCACCGAGCTGGCCTGCCGCGCCGACCGCTTGGCCTTCCCGATCCGCGATGGCCTGCCGGTGATGCTCGAGGGCGAAGCCCGCAACCTGGATTGA